One Alligator mississippiensis isolate rAllMis1 chromosome 1, rAllMis1, whole genome shotgun sequence genomic window carries:
- the CD93 gene encoding complement component C1q receptor gives MGTVLFVLFGHGLLWWAPSWAGEEAAVQCLGTACYTVHWGKHNWAGAQDQCKSNGGNLASVKSQDEAQLLGDLLAPDEVRAPGLVKLWMGLRREKGKCYQRHQRLRGFSWASGGDDADYSKWHTEPRETCTAQRCVTLRLDLASRDSWEPTWTDGPCNDLGVSGYVCKFSFQGMCRQVALAGPGSVTYSTPFGAESAALQAVPFGSLATVECGPGGEQPGSFFVCQKGDGGVFMWSSPGPLCAGPEGGCAYRNGGCEQRCRDLPGGAVRCSCEPGQRLGADGVSCAAPDPCLSAPCGAGTCVAEPGGFQCRCPPGYAAAAPAPAPPACTDLDECAARPAPCERGCRNTPGGFSCTCPAGWALARDGASCLPATTPSITPGTTLGITPGTTPGITSSSTPGITPSTTPGITSRMTASTSPGSTARRSALPSGAAGGRDEPAPSPEGAGRAEDGSRVLLYYLAGSLALLLLLLACALLVVARQRRRRAGGQRGKARSAADGYCWVPEQAPPAGTRPR, from the coding sequence ATGGGCACGGTCCTCTTTGTTCTCTTTGGCCACGGGCTCCTATGGTGGGCACCCTCCTGGGCTGGTGAAGAGGCAGCAGTCCAGTGCTTGGGAACAGCTTGCTACACCGTCCACTGGGGCAAGCACAATTGGGCTGGTGCCCAGGACCAGTGCAAGAGCAACGGGGGCAACCTGGCCAGCGTGAAGAGCCAGGACGAGGCACAGCTGCTTGGTGACCTGCTAGCCCCAGATGAGGTGAGGGCACCGGGGCTGGTGAAGCTGTGGATGGGGCTGCGCCGGGAGAAGGGCAAGTGCTATCAGAGGCACCAGCGCCTCAGGGGCTTCAGCTGGGCCTCCGGAGGGGATGACGCTGACTACAGCAAATGGCACACGGAGCCGCGGGAGACCTGCACGGCCCAGCGCTGCGTCACCCTGCGCCTGGATCTTGCCTCCCGGGACTCCTGGGAGCCCACCTGGACAGACGGCCCCTGCAACGACTTGGGGGTGAGCGGCTACGTGTGCAAGTTCAGCTTCCAGGGCATGTGCCGCCAAGTGGCGCTGGCCGGGCCGGGCTCGGTGACCTACAGCACCCCGTTTGGGGCCGAGAGCGCCGCCCTGCAGGCCGTGCCCTTCGGCTCGCTGGCCACGGTGGAGTGCGGGCCAGGCGGCGAGCAGCCGGGCAGCTTCTTCGTTTGCCAGAAAGGGGACGGGGGTGTCTTCATGTGGAGCAGCCCGGGGCCCCTGTGCGCCGGGCCCGAGGGGGGCTGCGCCTACCGCAACGGGGGCTGCGAGCAGCGCTGCCGGGACCTGCCGGGCGGCGCCGTGAGGTGCTCGTGCGAGCCGGGCCAGCGCTTGGGCGCCGACGGCGTGAGCTGCGCCGCGCCCgacccctgcctctcggcgcccTGCGGCGCCGGCACCTGCGTGGCGGAGCCCGGCGGTTTCCAGTGCCGCTGCCCGCCAGGCtacgccgccgccgcccccgcccccgccccgcctgcCTGCACCGACCTGGACGAGTGCGCGGCGCGGCCGGCGCCCTGCGAGCGCGGCTGCCGCAACACCCCGGGCGGCTTCTCCTGCACCTGCCCCGCGGGCTGGGCGCTGGCCCGCGACGGCGCCTCCTGCCTGCCCGCCACCACCCCCAGCATCACCCCCGGCACCACCCTCGGCATCACCCCCGGCACCACCCCCGGCATCACCTCCAGCAGCACCCCCGGCAtcacccccagcaccacccccgGCATCACCTCCAGGATGACGGCCAGCACCAGCCCCGGCAGCACGGCCAGGAGGAGCGCGCTGCCGAGcggggcggcgggcgggcgggatgAACCGGCGCCCAGCCCCGAGGGCGCGGGCCGGGCGGAGGACGGCTCGCGCGTGCTGCTCTACTACCTGGCGGGCAGcctggcgctgctgctgctgctgctggcctgcgCGCTGCTGGTGGTGgcgcggcagcggcggcggcgggccgGGGGGCAGCGCGGCAAAGCCCGCAGCGCCGCCGACGGCTACTGCTGGGTGCCCGAGCAGGCGCCGCCTGCGGGCACGCGGCCCCGgtag